Part of the Sylvia atricapilla isolate bSylAtr1 chromosome 1, bSylAtr1.pri, whole genome shotgun sequence genome, GGAGTGATCCTGCAATGCTGCATCCCTTTGGGATGTACCCATGTCTCCCCACTGTCATGGTTTAGTCCCACACAGTTTCTCACTACTCCCCCTCACCCCATAAGGAGGAGAATCAAAAGGTAAACAGGTAAATCTGTTGAGAGTTTTACAGTTTAACATTTAAAACATAACATAATTATGGTAATAACAATGGGAGGAGAAACAGCACCAGAACCCAAGAGAATCAACTGCTGCAGAACACAATTTCTCATCACCCACTGACTGATGTGatgcccagcccatccctgaaCAGCAAATTGGCTCCCTTCTGGGTAATTTCCACAGCTGATAGCCTGGAAATGATGTTCtgtggtatggaatatccctctggccagttcaggtcagctctcctggccgtgctgcttcccagctttTGGTGCAGCTCCTCAGTGGCAGAGTGTGAGACGTGGAAAATCCTTGACTCAGGGTGAGAACGACTCAGCAAGAGCCAAAACATCGGTGAGTTATCAACATTATCCTCATCCTAAATCAGGAAACGCACAGCACTGTGGGAGGAAAATGAACTCTCCCAGGCAAAACCAGGACATTCACCCGCTCCTGTGTCCTGGGGGACTATTGCCCACTTGGGGACACACTTAATGACTATGGGAGGCCACTGGTGTTTGGGAATCCTTGGCTGTGGCCCTGTCACATCTGGGGGAAAGTGCACTCAGCCTCTTGGAAAACCAGGGCTGCTTCCCCAAGccttggagctgctccagctgctgggcaaAGCCATGGAGTCCCCAGGGCAGGTTTGGGACCAGCACTGTGCCCTTTCCCTGGGTGAGCCACCAACCTGGGAGAtgccagagagctgcagctgcattttagCCGTGGCACCTTGTGGGGTGGGGCATAAGGAAGCAAAACTGGGATGGCAGcccaacaaaaaggaaaacaacacagGGCTCACGGAGAGATtaaaggcagagggagaggggggGAATCCCAGCTGGTGGCACAACAACACGGGATTAAACTTGGGATGGCACGGGGCTaatgcagagggagcagagagggagggtGGGGGTGTCCAGCCCCAGATGTGGGGGAGCAAAGACTCCTGAAGTTCAACCCAGTTCAGTGATCAGCACTCAGAGCTTGATCCCGTCACAgatgagcagcacagagcttaTGATGTGAGCTCTGAAAACAGCTTGTGATTATTTCCCTGCTATTTTGGTGCTTCCCAGATGCTGCTGGAACCACACCAGTACAGAAGGGCTTCATACTGGTATagctccctccctctccccacttCTAGAGAGAACCCATCGTGGCAATTTGTATAAATACATCCCTGCTAGGGTAAGGGGTTATGTGGCTTTAAATACACCAAGAATAATGgctaatattttttcatggacTTAATTAAATCGTTAATTAAATCTGTGCCATCACTGAGTGTCAGACAGCCCAGGGGGTCCACAGTAAGAGATAAAACAGATTCATGCACGTTTTACTATGGCTATAAATAATTATAGCTACTCTGCTCGCCCATGTCTgtcaaaactaattttcttctttgtgagATCCATGGGAATAGCTGGACCTGGACTGGCCATTTGAGGGCCCAGGACACTTCCTAGATATCCATGGGTAGGCAAGCAGGACACAAGAGCTACTGGAGAGCTCAGCCACTCTGCAGCATCACCTCCAGGCCAGGCAGGTTCTTCTGCTGTGGCTCCAGACTTCATCACGGGGGTGATGAACCAAAGGCCTGAGCAGGAGACCCTCGATTTACTTGGAGGTATTTGTGTTTAGATGTCTTAACCTGCGAGCTGAAGACCACcattgcattttctttacttctATTCTGCCTCAGACACTCTCTCACCAGGATCTGGAAAGGATGGATTTATTGGTGCCAAGTGTTACAGCTCTAGcttatttttctctgccaaggtcaggatgaataATACACAAGAAACATAGATTTCAAGCTCcgacttggatgtttattaatttttatctatATTACAGCCTCACAAGCCAGGGGTTCTGCACTAACTCTAGTTACAAAGGTGCAAAATGGACCATTTCTCTATCTCTGCCAGGTCTTTTCAAGGACAAcctgtccaattatgaaatgccacctaaattatttttgttttaaaccaaaTAACTAACTACCTGAAGCCTGCAATGCAGACTCCATCAACCAATTAGAGAAAACCACCTAAAGACataaagaagaaggaagaagaaggtgagaAAGAAGGACTCAGACGATGCctaaaatcctccatcttgactcacatgCATTATTATATACTAAACCCCTAAATTctcagtttccagaattccaagaCCAAGGTGCCCAGAGAGTGTGCCACTGGGACCCATTTGCTTGTATGACAGGGCCACAGAATcagcaaggctggaaaagatctctggGATTGACTCCAGCCTATGACTGAACCAGCTCATGGTCCTGAGTGCCATATCCAGTCTTTCTAACACCTGcggggatggtgactccaccacctaCTGCAGGGAAAAAGAGCCATCCCCCTCCCACAGTCCTCCAATCTCCTGCCTTGGTGGAGAATTTTACCTTTACTTTCCAGCACAGATCTCAAATCCCATACAGGGGTGTAAATATACAGCTCTATCTCCATTTCCCACCCCCTTCCAGAGCCTTGAAAAGTGACTTTAGAGGAGAATAAAGGACAAATCTGAGCACCAAAGCAGCCgtgggcaggagctggctggagctggggatgccACAAAGCCCACACAAGACCCTCCCTCAGTGCATCTTTCCAGCTTTGACttcatgctgtatttttagCTCAGCTAAAGGTCCAGCACTTTCAGAGCAGCCCATTTAGCATCGTCAGGAGGAAGCCCCAGCCTCGCCACCCATGACCCAAAAGGCAGATTGGGCTGTTAGATTCACCCAGAGGCTGCTTCCCAAGCCCGTGGGTCACACGTGTCCCCCGTGGTGTCACAGCAGCgactcctcctgctccccccgCGGTGACTCACGAGCTGAAAGACCCTTCCTGAATTACTGAGGCTGGAATTACAGCTGTTCCCCCGgccccctcccttcctccttgtCCAATGTGTCATATTAAAGGGTGATCGGCTTACACATGCTGCAGTATGGATTCCTtaagctctgcagagctgtgtctaTATATAAAGCCCCGAGCTGGGAGCTGAAGTGCACAGACAGCTGGGAGCGTCGCGAGCGTTTCACATTCCCGGTGTGCCGGTCAGCCCacggggctctgagctctgctttcAGCAAGTTTCTTTCCTCAGGTGTAGATATAACCACCAATATTTATCCATAAAAGGAGGATCGGGGCAAAGAACGAGCGGTTACTCGTCACCATGGGTTTGCCTCTTGATCAAGTGGAAGAATTGCGTCTCTACCAGCAAACTCTTCTCCAGGACGGACTCAAAGACATGTTGGACCACAATAAGTTTCTGGACTGCGTGTTAAAAGTCAAAGGGAAGGAGTTTCCCTGCCACCGGCTGGTgctggcagcctgcagccccTATTTCCGGGCCATGTTCCTCTCAGACATGGAAGAGAGCAAGAAGAAGGAGATCAGCTTGGAAGACGTCGACCCAGATGTCATGGGCAAGATCCTCCACTACATCTACACCTCTGAGCTGGAGATCACCGAGCAGAACGTGCAGGACATCTTCTCGGTGGCCAACATGTTCCAGATCCCCTCCATCTTCACCGTGTGCGTGTCCTTCCTGCAGAAGAGGCTCTGCCTCAGCAACTGCCTGGCCATCTTCAGGCTGGGGCTGATGCTGGACTGCGCCCGGCTGGCCGTGGCCGCCCGCGATTTCATCTGCGACCGCTTCGCGCTGGTCTCCCGCGACGAGGAGTTCTACCAGCTCTCCCCCGACGAGCTGATCGCCATCATCTCCAGCGACTCCCTCAAcgtggagaaggaggagagcGTCTTCGAGGTGGTGATGAAGTGGGTGGCGGCCAAGGACCGCGAGGGCAGGCAGAAGGCCCTGCCTGTCATCTTCGAGAGCATCCGCTTCCGCCTCATGCCCAATGACTACATCAGGGACCACGTGGAGAAGCACGGCCTGGTCAAGTCCAGCCCGGAGCTGCTCAAGAAGCTGCAGATGGTGAAGGATGCCCAGAAAGGCAAATTCACCGtggtgaagaagaagaaagtgaagaagaacAGTGAGAATCAAGCAAAGGAGAATGTTGTCAATGGAGCCGTAGACGAAGGGGAAGATGCAGAGGAGGATGCTCTCCCTGGGATCTTGAATGACACGATGCGCTTTGGGATGTTCCTCCAGGACCTTATTTTCATGGTGAGCGACAGTGGGGCAGTGGCCTATGACCCCAATGCCAACGAGTGCTACTTTGCCTCCCTGTCTACTCAAATCCCAAAGAACCACATCAGCCTGGTGACCAAAGAGAATCAGATCTTCATTGTTGGAGGACTGTACTACAACGAGGACAACAAAGAGGATCCCATGAGCTCCTACTTCCTACAGGTACTAcctttatctttcttttgtctctttgaCCACTTAGGAGCATCCCCAAGCTTTAGTTTCTGTGCAAAGCCCATAATATTTGTTGTCATTACATTCGTGATGCTAAAGTGAAAGATGTAAACAAAGGAGAGTGATCTGAGTTGCTTTACTGGAAGTTTGTCTCCctttattttaaaggcagaTGTCACTGAGGGGTGGTAGTGGTAGATGAGGAAAAAGGTTTGCAGGAGTAGGAAACAGGAACGAGCCTTCCTGATCCAAGTCCTGAAGAGAGGATTGCTTAGAACAGTGAATTtggcccagccctggctgccacaGGGTTCACAGACTGGGAGGTTCATGGCGTCAGCCCCAGGTTCTGCTTTTCATCCCCTGTCTTCCCTGGTTATGAACCCCAGGAAAACCCAATGATGATGCTGCCAGGTGCCAaaaaaggagctgcagccacagaacaAACACCCCAAGGACGCAGGGCATGTCCCTGCCTCCCAACATGTGccccattcccagtgctgttCCGGCCCCTGGAGATGGGCTTGGTCCAGCTCAGAGTCTCTGCCTCAGCCATTTCCATCCTGTGAGGGGGAAACCACGATGAGGTGTCACTGGGGATACTCCTCAGGGGAAGTGGCTGTTCTAACTCAGCAGCGACCAAACTGTGACTGGTTTGAGCTGTGCAGGCAATctgagccccagcctgggctgcagcccagaGTTCTTTCCTTGTAGACAGCTGAGACAAGGAGCCTACCCTTCCTGCTGACCCCGAGGAATCCAGTAAATCCTCTATTCTTCCTCCCATACCaagaaatcctttttttgttcctctccATGGCTCAAATCTTCTGGGAAGAAACAATAACTTGTCCCAGGCTCACAtcttctggggaaaaacaaTAACATCTCCAGGCAGAAAGGATGAAATGGGGGTGGTTGCCAAGCCTACAGCCCTGATCCCTCCCTTGACTCACTGCCCTCATCAGTAGGGCTGCACATCATGCAGGGACCACTCTTGTCCTCACCTGCAAAGGGGCAGGGGGTTGTGCAGGCCAGATGAAGTCCAGGGAATGAGAAGCCAGGAGGAAAAGACCCCAGCCCAATAAAGCAGGCGAAGCTGAGGAGGTGCTGGGGGTGTCCTGTTTAAGATACAGCCTTTCACACTGGACAATCCATGATGACAGAGGTGTGGCCAACCCCACCAGTTACCTGAGAAGAGCAGGCTGATGCATTCAGCCTAAAGATCAATCTTCCCAGAAGAGGTGGAACAAGGTCCAGAGAGGTCACAGAACCTTCATAGcatcatagaatggcctgggttgagagggaccttgaagatcacctagttccaaacccctgccatgagcaggggcaccttccactacaccacattgctcagagctccatccaacttggccttgaacgcttccaggggtggggcagcaTCTTTGGAAACATTTAATATTTGACTGTACAAATGGGAAACTGCTCTAACTCCAAACCTGTGCCCCTTTGAACTTGTGGGTTGGATGAAAAACCTTTGGTGGTCCTTCCCCCCAGGGCACTTTGTGGTTCTATGCTGCAAACACCAAGATTTCTCTATTCAGCTCCCAGTTTGACGCTGACTCAGTGGCAAATGCCTTGAGCATTGTGGGGCCAGTTTTAGCTCTTCCCCACAAGAAGGATCTCTTCATACCTCACCATGTCTCTTGTGCTTGGGAGAACTGGACAAATCCTGGAATTAGAGAGTGCCATCAGTCTGCAAATGTTTAATTACATCAGTGTCATTATGTAGCTCACCATTGCTGTATGAGCAAGAGAGGTTTTGGAGcccttttttttcagctcaaCGTATTTAGACATGCAGGTCTATGAGAAGCCACTGTGCCTCAGCTCACTGCACCTTCTGACTCTTTCCATCCTCCCAAATTTCTCATTCCCCCTGCCGAAGCCAGGGACATTAGGTCAGGGATAATTTAGATTTAAGGACAGGcaccaaaatataaaaaatgccGATAAATCCCAGGGGCCTTGCAGACTTTGGCAGGAGCAAAATGATTCCATTGACATTTCGGATGGAAAAGGGTATCCTTTCTTTGTCACTTGCGAGATTTATGACTCAAAAACAATGCTGAATCCATCAAGAAGCAGGAACTATCCTGATGACTGAACTGCTCAGGGTTGCACTATAAATAACACATGTGTGGACCACAGCTTACAAAGAGACAAAAGCCACAGGCACCCAGCTGAGGCCGAGTCTTTGGAGCCAACCCATCAGGCTGGAGCTCCTTGGCCTGAGCCCATGGCAAACAATGCTCCAGGCAGCGCTGCGTCACAGCTTCATCCTGCAGCCCCACAAAACTGGCTGCAAGACATCCTTCCCTCCTCTATCAAGctacattaattttatttttcccagttctCATTAAGCCACAGTGCTCAGAGTCTcaaattaaagaatttttatatttttaatttttttttccctggtggAGATGAGGCAATACCTTGATCTACAGATGTCTGAGGATTTGATGATCTGATCCAACAGCTTGCTCATCTGTCAGAGGGGTCTGGCACACTTTGTCTGTTACCTGGCAGAGATGGAAAATACAGGATGAAATACTTTGAGGTGTTCTATGCGTGAAAAGGTTCAGAAAAAATTCTGGGATTGAAATGCTTCCATTCCTCTAGTCCTAGGAATGATCCATTGTTAGTCCAGCAAGGGAGCATTTCACCCAAAGATGACCAAGATTGTTCCAAATTCCAAGTCAGAAGAGGAGAATCAGAAGAGAACTTATCACTCTACAAatccctgaaaggaggctgtagccaggtgggggttggcctcttctccttatgccttgggaaggctgacctgaaacagagactggacagagctggaggataaagtagatatttattgaaaggcctttaaggatccACCTTGAGCAGGACAAGAgtctggccagggctacacccaaggtgggcccaaaatggtcacaaaatggacaaatagTCACAAGGTCTCATGCTTGTATaggttttggtccatttgcaccttggggttgaattgtccagttccagctgcagctgatgcagtcccatccttcttgttctctcccttcagccaccgttgttggtgctttggggcctgaaaacttgtcccaggtgtccttggtgtgcagcaggacaaggatttgttttgtgtccctgctgtgtgcagagagctgagtgacactgactgtgagctcagagctgcccccctgggcaccacagaacatggaatacatggaaataaaacttcaggcatcactCCCAGGgaaccagtgacaggatgagaggacaaGGCCtcaagcagcagcaagagaggttcaggctggacatcacagagaattttttttactgaaaatgtgATCAGGCATTGagatgggctgcccagggaagtggtggagtcaccatccctgaaggtgttcAGTAGATGACCtgatgtggcactcagtgccatggaaTTGACAAGGAGGTGACTGGTCAAAGGTCGAACCCCATGATcccagaggtgttttccaacttTGACGTGTTTTTATAAAGCCCAGGGTTTGATGAATGAAGCAGAACACGTTGCTGCAGACCCATCTCTGCTCTTACACCTTGTCATAAAAGGTATATCACACAGTATCTGACTTGGGTTTGCTCTCAGCTCTtccatcctgctccagctgacAGAGGCACAGCCGCAGGAACAttgcaggcagtgctgctgggctgacCAAGCTGCACTTGGGAACAGACTTTGCCCTCCACCTCTGCCCCCTGACCTTTGCTGACCAAATGGCCACACCCCAGTGACCACATTTTCCCTTCCAGTACGAC contains:
- the KLHL40 gene encoding kelch-like protein 40, with the translated sequence MGLPLDQVEELRLYQQTLLQDGLKDMLDHNKFLDCVLKVKGKEFPCHRLVLAACSPYFRAMFLSDMEESKKKEISLEDVDPDVMGKILHYIYTSELEITEQNVQDIFSVANMFQIPSIFTVCVSFLQKRLCLSNCLAIFRLGLMLDCARLAVAARDFICDRFALVSRDEEFYQLSPDELIAIISSDSLNVEKEESVFEVVMKWVAAKDREGRQKALPVIFESIRFRLMPNDYIRDHVEKHGLVKSSPELLKKLQMVKDAQKGKFTVVKKKKVKKNSENQAKENVVNGAVDEGEDAEEDALPGILNDTMRFGMFLQDLIFMVSDSGAVAYDPNANECYFASLSTQIPKNHISLVTKENQIFIVGGLYYNEDNKEDPMSSYFLQYDHLDADWLGMPPLPSPRCLFGLGEAENSIFVVGGKELKEGEKTLDSVLCYDRLSFKWGEADPLPYAVYGHAVVSHKDLVYVIGGKGSDKKCLKKMCVYNPAKFEWKEMAPMKTARSLFGATVHKDKIYVAAGVTDSGLTNSVEVYDIATNKWDTFTEFPQERSSASLVSLSGVLYLLGGFATVETESGELVPTELNDVWRYDEEQKKWEGVLREIQYASGATFLPVRLNVLRLTKM